Part of the Anopheles coluzzii chromosome 3, AcolN3, whole genome shotgun sequence genome is shown below.
CCGCCGAAACATCATCCCGGGCCCGAGTGAAAATTCGATCGAAAGTGGTGCCCCACATTAGTTTGGCTAAGTGGAAACAATTTAAATCGCACTCGGCCGCTCTTACGTTGCCACGTTTTTACGCACACCGAGCCAGCGCGTACAAGGAATTGCTTCCGGAATGTGCATCCAAACGCGGGCATTTGCAATTATGCATTATGAAATGATGTGCATTTCAGCGCGGATCGAGCACTAATTTGATCGGATGGTTTGAGAGTTTTGTTTTCGAGTTTTGCGAATTCGTTTTCAACGTGATTATGGAGATTTGTTTCCCCCCGAATCGAATGGTTATGGCATTTGGTGGGGTTTTCGATCCGATGTGAAAGGTTTTCCTTCTCGTCCGATCATGtaacagctgctgctggcaccaaTTATTACAGTTTATAGATgtttgaagaaaagaaaaagatatATGGAAACGATCATCTTATTTCATCACGCTTGCATAAGACCAATCCAACACAAACAGTCAACAAGATGTCTTAATGGTTCCCTTTCGAATTTCACCTTTTCCCCCTCTTTAGTTCATTATCCCATGCTGCCTGGCCCTGCTGGTGGCATTGGCCACTGCGGAGAATGctgccgagcagcagcagcagcagcaggccgaACAGAGAAGCGTAGAAGCTGAGTCAAAGGATTCTCAACGTCTAGAGAAACGAGGAGCATCGCTGGACGAATGGAGCCACCTGTCGCACGGATACGCCGAGCAGCACGGCTACCAGCAGTATCAGCCGCAGCAGGCGCACTATCACCAACAGCCGCAGCACCActaccagcaccagcacgtcAAGTACGAGGAACCGATCAAGACGATCACGATCGAGAAGAAGTACCCGGTGCCGTACACCGTGCACAAGCACTTCCCGTACACGGTCGAGAAGAAGGTGCCGTACGAGGTGAAGGTACCGATCCCGAAGCCCTACCTGGTGGAGAAGAAGGTCCCGGTGCACATCAAGGAGTACGTGAAGTACGCTGTCCACGTCCCGGAACCGTACACCGTGTACAAGAAGATCCCGTACGAGGTGAAAGTCCCGGTCGATAAGCCGTACGAGGTGAAGGTGCACGTCCCGAAGCCGTACATCGTGGAGAAGAAGGTGCCGTACGAGGTGAAGGTCCCAGTGCCGGTCCCAGTTACCGTCGAGAAGAAGGTGCCGTACGAGGTGAAGTATGAGGTGGCCGTCCCGAAACCGTACACCGTCTACAAGAAGGTCCCGTATGAGGTGAAGGTCCCGGTCGACAAGCCGTACAAGGTGGACGTCCTGAAGCCGGTCAAGGTGGAGGTCCTGAAGCCGtacccggtggtggtggagaagAAGGTCCCGTATGAGGTGAAGGTGCCCGTGGACAAGCCTTATGAAGTGGAGGTGCCACGCCCGGTCAAGGTTGCCGTTAAGGTCCCAGTGCCAGTGCCGTACACGGTCGAGAAGAAGTTCCCGTACACGGTGGAGAAGCCGGTGCCGTACGAGGTGAAAGTGCCGATCGATCGCCCAGTGCCCGTCTACAAGGAGGTGAAGTTTGCCGTCCACAAGGAGGTGCCAGTGCCGGTGAAGGAGAAGGTCATTGTGCCGGTGCACGTGAGCGAGAAGAAGCCCGAAGCCGAGTACCACCAGGAACTGAtccaggagcagcagcaccagcagcatcaccatgagcagccgcagcagctcgtgcagtacgaacagcagcatcagcaggaACAGTACTACCACGATCAGCCACAGGCCCTGGCTTACCACGCGGAACCGCAGCAGGTTGTGTACCATCAGGAGGCGCCAGCCCACACTGCCTACCATCAGGAGAtccagcaccatcagcagcagcagcaccagcagcaccagcagcagcagcagcagctgcatcaccagcaggagcagcagtaccaccagtaccagcagcaccagcagcagatcTACAACgctcaccagcagcagcagtaccagcagcaggagcaaaaccatcaccagcagcactaCGAATCGCACTAAAGGGCGGTGATGCGTGATCCCCCGTGCCAGACCGACAATCCGGACGATGTGATAAACTGTTCGCCTTAATTCTAAGAAGTACATATACCTTGCCTCGTGACgctttgcagcaaaaaaaaaaacagaatcgGTTGTGCCGCGAATGAACGGGTGTCGCTACCTGCTCCGTCCGCAAGATCGAAAGAGTCCTTCGTTTCGCGCGACTCGTGTTTATGTATAACGCTTTACTGTTTAAGATTAGCCCCAGCCAGTGTGTCAGCGAGTCAGCCGGCTTTGCCAAAAGAGAACTGACCCAGACGCAAGCAAGCGCAAGCATTGGGAATGTAGAgtcaaagaaaacaaaaaaatcttgaAATATTCGGATGCACCAATCGAGCTGCATGGGTCGAGAAATGTCGCAGCCTTAACTGCTCCGGTCAGATGCAGCCACATTGACTAAAGGACTGggaagatgtgtgtgtgcatttggcTGGAGCCGTTACCGATCGGGGCGAAATTAACGACCGCAGGTGGCGCGTTTGGCGATATTTGCATCAAGTTGTTGTTAGTTGTTGTATCGAATGactgaaaatattaaaacagagaaaaagataaatatacaaaaaagttATGATCACAAAAATGGAGATTGAGTTATACTTTTTGTAAGAAAATGAGAAGGTcatctaaaaaaaataatacggAATGTGTCCCAATCCGAACCATACTGAGTTGAATCTTCACAGTGGTAGCAATCTAAACCATCAtactttacttacttacttacttatccggcgctctTACTGATACTTTATAAGTCTCTGGAAAGCCTTTTAGGCCGACATGACCAAGTTACTCTATCTTTCGAATATTACATCTCTAAAGCTTAGTGAGGATCCATGGTAACCTTCAACACTCACTGAGGGCTTAACTTTCCAGAAGATTCTGCGTCTGATAAGCAAAAAGAGTCATTTTGATCATTACAAAAAGCTTTCATAAATGCTGGTCAGCTCATCTAAACCGATTGGAATGGTCATCTGATTCAAATGCATTAAGAATCGCTCGTTTGCTTATATTTATAAGCTCTCTTCCAATTGTTGACAAGCCCATTCGAGTAAGGCTCAATACTGTACTCAGCTAAAACTAAACGCTCAAAGAAAGTAAACTTTAAAAGATCTCTACGATTGCCAGGCCCAGCCTGAGAAGGGTTGAGGGTTTGAACACAGCCTGTTTAAACTAGTTAACTTAGACAAACGACGCCGCTGAACAGTAAACAACTTCAAACTCTTCAGACCTATTCAGACCACCAAGACTGTAATGGCCAACAAGAAGTTATGTGAAGGTTACTGAAATGTGTTCCATCATGCTTTGCTATCAAAGtatgtttaatgtttgctCTCCAAAAAAACATTCAGAAAACAATCCCAACAAATCAACTTTTTTCATTCGCCCGAAAACTGGACCAAGCCTCCCGGGGCGGCCGCAACTCGAAGGCTACGGCGATAATTTGTATGCACTATACCATCGCAaaatcctgctgctgcttaatttcatccagtttttttgtttcttcttgccGCCAGCCCCGTACCGCCGCGCTCGTGGAAATCAATGGATGGCCGGAttgcaaatttaaatgaaGCGTAATCTAATTAGGtggaaaatttataaaaccCCCTTCGGGCCTGGGTCTACCCATCACCCCAGGTCTACCCAGGTCCCAGGTGAGTTTGGTTCGATCGGGTACCCGGAGCGGTGCTGATTCGGCTGATTTCGGAATTCATCATCATCCCGCACGGAGCCTCCGGAAAACATTTGGACGGAACGGGCGGCAGTATCAAGTGTACAGAGGAACAaacggggaaaaaagaaagccgAAAATTAAATGCACCACAGTGCACACGCGGGCGCACGATCGGGTGCATACGGTCGATTCCCTTTGTATCTCTTCCCTTCGGCTTTTCCTCCCTTCAGGCAAAGTCGTGGCAGTCAGGCGTGCCGAGAATTCCGAAAACAGCCTTCCGAGTCCACTCCGGGTCCAAGCCGGGTGGATCACTTTAGCCCCGGATGTTATTGCCGTCCCTCCCTTGGGGCGGAGTGAGGTCAAATGCCGGCCTCCCTTCCCaaggggacacacacacacacacatacattgaGCTGAAACCTGGGAAAGCTAATTCCCGCCCAGCTCCAAACCGAACTGAACCCGGCTCAATCTAAATAACAAATTTTTCATGcataaatttgattatttgcaACGCATCATTGATTACGGGCGCTGTCGGTCGTGCTGTGGCAGTGCGCTAATGCAAAACCTTTAGCTACAGCAGTTTGCCCACCGTACTTCCGCCGGTGGGTCATCGGGCAGGGTCTGCTCACTGTTCGGGGCCGTAAAAACAGTCGAATTAAACAGCCGACCAGCATCATCACAGTTTGCCACCCAGCTGCAGCCTTCTGCATTCTTGCATTGCCCCGCGAATCCACGACTCCACGGGGCGAAAGTCAACAGCTGCAATAATAATTATGACTATTGCTGGTTTCGCTGTCagggatgcttttttttattcccctAGCCGAGCGCTATTAAGCCAATTGCCATACCATTGTGCCATTTTGGGTTGCTTTTGCTCGCGCACCTAATCAAGCGCACACGCGCGCAGAAACCAATCATTTCCTCACCCACCCAACTGTTTAACTGCCATACTCGAGCGAACTGGTGTGAAAAAATAGCTGTAATCAAACGGAAGCGAAACATCGACAGCAGCAGTTGCAGTAGCAGAACAAAAACAGGGTGGCGTGGTGGTTTTTCCACCAAAGCACCAAAGCACACATAAACAAATGAAACGTGTCTAAAATGCTGGTGACTACACACCCAAACGCAGCCCAAACcgctcaaaacaaacacactgttCATTTATGCGTACTCGCTAAATAATAATAGTGGAGGACCAAAGTGGGGGAGAACGCGTCCAAAGGGTTTTTAGTTGCAACCTCATTTGAAATTGCCCAACGTTACACAGCTcgcgtatgtatgtgtattcCCTTTTGGTGCTTCGTAACGCGTAACACGTCACGTGCCGCTCACGAAGGTTGAGTAAATAATCAGCCCGGACGAACGCGCCGTGGCCGTTTTTCACCTGATCGTAGCGTTGCGGTGACAAGCAACCAGTCCCCGGCCATAGGTCGACAGGTGGCCAGGACAAGCGTGGGCAGGGCAGGCGAGGGTCTAGTACCATTCCGCTTCGGTGCGAGCATTTTagtatttttcattattaatgcgataaaaattggaaatatgttttccaat
Proteins encoded:
- the LOC120958985 gene encoding uncharacterized protein LOC120958985, translated to MRMFIIPCCLALLVALATAENAAEQQQQQQAEQRSVEAESKDSQRLEKRGASLDEWSHLSHGYAEQHGYQQYQPQQAHYHQQPQHHYQHQHVKYEEPIKTITIEKKYPVPYTVHKHFPYTVEKKVPYEVKVPIPKPYLVEKKVPVHIKEYVKYAVHVPEPYTVYKKIPYEVKVPVDKPYEVKVHVPKPYIVEKKVPYEVKVPVPVPVTVEKKVPYEVKYEVAVPKPYTVYKKVPYEVKVPVDKPYKVDVLKPVKVEVLKPYPVVVEKKVPYEVKVPVDKPYEVEVPRPVKVAVKVPVPVPYTVEKKFPYTVEKPVPYEVKVPIDRPVPVYKEVKFAVHKEVPVPVKEKVIVPVHVSEKKPEAEYHQELIQEQQHQQHHHEQPQQLVQYEQQHQQEQYYHDQPQALAYHAEPQQVVYHQEAPAHTAYHQEIQHHQQQQHQQHQQQQQQLHHQQEQQYHQYQQHQQQIYNAHQQQQYQQQEQNHHQQHYESH